In Carnobacterium sp. CP1, the following are encoded in one genomic region:
- the acpS gene encoding holo-ACP synthase: MIVGIGLDITEIQRIEHAFLKRATFAARVLTSAERDIFEKLKGTRQVEFLAGRYAAKEAFSKAYGTGIGKLGFHDLEILPNAKGKPIVTKSPFDGNVFLSITHTDAIAAAQVILETN; encoded by the coding sequence ATGATTGTAGGGATAGGTTTAGATATAACTGAAATTCAGCGTATCGAACATGCCTTTTTAAAAAGAGCGACATTTGCTGCACGAGTATTGACTTCAGCTGAGAGAGATATTTTTGAAAAATTAAAAGGAACCCGTCAAGTTGAGTTCTTAGCAGGACGTTATGCTGCGAAAGAAGCATTCTCAAAAGCTTATGGAACGGGCATCGGCAAGTTAGGTTTTCATGATTTGGAAATACTGCCAAATGCAAAAGGCAAACCCATTGTGACGAAAAGTCCGTTCGATGGGAATGTGTTTCTTTCAATCACGCATACAGATGCGATTGCTGCTGCCCAAGTAATCTTAGAAACAAACTAA
- the alr gene encoding alanine racemase, translating into MVVGIHRKTIAYIDTQAIISNIQQEIQWMDKGTALYAVVKADGYGHGAVEVAKAAREAGATGFCVAILDEALELRKAGFTEPILILGLVDVAYTELMASNKLSVAVSSIKWLDQAQAILKKSNRTEKLAVHVALDTGMGRIGFKTADEVQAVEKWFEANESLYFEGIFTHFAKADSRDESHFNQQMEKFNVLISNLHQKPPFVHTANSATALWHKGCSSNLIRFGIAMYGLNPSGSLLPEPYPLKPVMRISSEISHIKQMQEGETIGYGATYRAHEGEWIGTIPIGYGDGWRRDLQGHDVLVEGHRCEIVGRVCMDQCMIRLPYEVAEKTEVVLVGQSQNETISMQEIADYLHTIHYEVTCGLTTRIPRKYI; encoded by the coding sequence GTGGTCGTAGGAATACACCGAAAAACCATTGCTTATATTGATACGCAGGCCATCATTTCCAATATTCAACAGGAGATTCAGTGGATGGATAAAGGCACTGCTTTATATGCAGTGGTTAAAGCAGACGGCTACGGACATGGAGCCGTTGAAGTTGCAAAGGCAGCAAGAGAAGCTGGAGCAACAGGATTTTGTGTCGCTATTTTAGATGAAGCATTAGAATTAAGGAAAGCTGGTTTTACTGAACCTATTTTAATATTGGGGTTGGTGGACGTAGCTTACACGGAATTGATGGCTTCGAATAAACTTAGCGTTGCTGTAAGCAGTATCAAATGGCTTGATCAAGCTCAAGCTATTTTGAAGAAGAGTAACAGAACGGAAAAGCTAGCTGTGCATGTTGCTTTAGATACTGGAATGGGACGAATCGGATTTAAGACTGCCGATGAAGTTCAAGCTGTCGAAAAATGGTTTGAAGCAAATGAAAGCCTCTATTTTGAAGGCATCTTTACCCATTTTGCTAAAGCAGATAGTAGAGATGAATCGCATTTCAATCAGCAAATGGAAAAATTCAACGTTTTAATCAGCAACCTGCATCAAAAACCACCTTTCGTACACACCGCTAATAGTGCGACAGCATTATGGCATAAAGGATGCTCCTCGAACCTGATTCGCTTCGGTATCGCGATGTATGGTTTAAACCCATCTGGAAGTCTGTTGCCAGAACCTTACCCTTTGAAACCTGTTATGAGAATCAGCAGCGAAATTAGTCACATCAAGCAAATGCAAGAAGGTGAAACGATTGGTTACGGCGCAACTTATCGCGCACATGAAGGAGAATGGATTGGGACGATTCCGATTGGTTATGGTGACGGTTGGCGTAGAGATTTACAAGGGCACGACGTATTGGTTGAAGGGCACCGATGTGAAATAGTTGGGCGAGTTTGTATGGATCAATGCATGATTCGTTTGCCTTATGAAGTTGCAGAAAAAACAGAAGTGGTTTTAGTCGGCCAAAGTCAAAACGAAACTATTTCAATGCAGGAAATTGCGGATTATTTACATACCATTCACTATGAAGTTACATGTGGTTTAACCACCCGTATTCCAAGGAAGTATATTTAA
- a CDS encoding type II toxin-antitoxin system PemK/MazF family toxin: MVRRGEIYYADLSPVVGSEQGGMRPVLIIQNNVGNHYSPTVIVAAITAKIQKAKMPTHVEVSAANFDLEKDSVVLLEQIRTIDKQRLREKVTQLDQHMMKKINAALEISVGLSKTI, from the coding sequence ATGGTAAGACGGGGAGAGATTTATTACGCTGATTTATCGCCTGTTGTAGGATCGGAGCAAGGCGGCATGCGTCCAGTTTTGATTATTCAAAACAATGTAGGAAACCACTACAGCCCAACAGTTATTGTGGCTGCGATAACAGCGAAAATCCAAAAGGCAAAGATGCCTACCCATGTAGAGGTGTCAGCGGCAAATTTTGATTTAGAAAAGGACTCAGTTGTTTTGTTGGAGCAAATACGCACCATTGACAAACAACGCTTAAGAGAAAAAGTAACGCAATTAGACCAGCATATGATGAAAAAGATCAATGCAGCTTTAGAAATTAGTGTCGGTCTCTCAAAAACGATTTAA